In Bactrocera oleae isolate idBacOlea1 chromosome 3, idBacOlea1, whole genome shotgun sequence, a genomic segment contains:
- the Phb1 gene encoding prohibitin 1, with amino-acid sequence MAAQFFNRIGQLGLGVAVLGGVVNSALYNVDGGHRAVIFDRFTGVQQDVVGEGTHFFIPWVQRPIIYDIRSQPRNVPVITGSKDLQNVNITLRILYRPIPDQLPKIYTILGQDYDERVLPSIAPEVLKAVVAQFDAGELITQREMVSQRVSEELTERAKQFGFILDDISLTHLTFGREFTQAVEMKQVAQQEAEKARFVVEKAEQQKLASIISAEGDASAAGLLAKAFGEAGDGLVELRRIEAAEDIAYQLSRSRGVAYLPGGQNTLLNLPASLAQ; translated from the exons ATGGCTGCACAATTCTTCAATCGTATTGGTCAATTAGGCCTTGGAGTTGCTGTCCTAGGTGGAGTTGTGAATTCGGCGTTATATAATGTAGATGGTGGACACCGTGCTGTCATATTTGATCGTTTTACCGGCGTGCAACAAGATGTTGTAGGTGAAGGCACACATTTCTTCATTCCATGGGTACAAAGGCCCATCATATATGACATTCGCTCACAGCCAAGAAATGTGCCCGTCATCACTGGTAGTAAGGATTTACAAAATGTCAACATCACATTACGTATTCTCTACCGTCCAATTCCGGATCAATTGCCTAAAATTTACACGATTCTCGGTCAAGATTACGACGAAAGGGTGCTCCCATCAATTGCCCCTGAAGTACTCAAAGCGGTTGTGGCTCAATTCGACGCTGGTGAATTGATTACCCAACGTGAG ATGGTATCTCAACGTGTATCAGAAGAACTTACTGAACGTGCCAAACAGTTCGGTTTCATACTTGATGATATTTCTCTTACACATTTGACCTTTGGTCGTGAATTCACTCAGGCTGTAGAAATGAAACAAGTTGCTCAGCAGGAGGCTGAAAAGGCACGTTTCGTTGTAGAAAAGGCTGAACAACAAAAATTGGCTTCCATCATTTCTGCAGAGGGAGATGCTTCAGCTGCTGGTCTTTTGGCTAAGGCCTTTGGTGAGGCTGGTGATGGTTTAGTAGAATTGCGTCGTATCGAAGCAGCTGAAGACATTGCATATCAGCTATCGAGATCGCGTGGTGTTGCATACCTACCAGGTGGACAGAATACCCTTCTCAATTTACCGGCGTCTTTGGCGCAGTAA
- the Ddc gene encoding aromatic-L-amino-acid decarboxylase isoform X2 codes for MEAPEFKDFAKSMVDYIADYLENIRDRRVLSDVKPGYLRPLIPDAAPETPESWEDVMKDIERVIMPGVTHWHSPKFHAYFPTANSYPAIVADMLSGAIACIGFSWIASPACTELEVVMLDWLGKMIGLPKELLACSGGKGGGVIQGTASEATLVALLGAKAKKIEEIKKLHPDWSENTIISKLVGYSSSQAHSSVERAGLLGGVKLRGVPADKDNRLRGEALEAAIKKDLEDGLIPFYAVVTLGTTNSCAFDYLDECGPVGNKYGVWIHVDAAYAGAAFICPEYRHLMKGIETADSFNFNPHKWMLVNFDCSAMWLKDPSWVVNAFNVDPLYLKHDMQGSVPDYRHWQIPLGRRFRALKLWFVLRLYGVQNLQAHIRRHCSYATQFADLCRADNRFEIVGDVNMGLVCFRLKGANDKSEKLLKLINGRGNIHMVPSKINDVYFLRMAVCSRFTKPEDMEYSWHEVSEAANDICKE; via the exons ATGGAGGCCCCTGAGTTCAAAGATTTTGCTAAATCTATGGTTGATTATATCGCCGATTATTTGGAGAATATACGCGATAG acGAGTCCTTTCCGATGTAAAACCCGGTTATTTGCGACCACTGATTCCTGATGCTGCACCGGAGACGCCAGAAAGTTGGGAGGATGTTATGAAGGATATCGAACGTGTTATAATGCCTGGCGTCACACACTGGCATAGTCCCAAGTTCCATGCTTATTTTCCAACAGCCAACTCATATCCAGCTATTGTAGCAGATATGTTAAGTGGTGCGATTGCATGCATCGGTTTCTCTTGG atTGCTAGCCCCGCATGTACTGAGCTGGAAGTAGTCATGTTGGATTGGTTAGGCAAAATGATTGGTTTGCCCAAAGAGCTATTGGCCTGCTCGGGTGGTAAAGGCGGTGGTGTTATACAAGGAACAGCCAGCGAAGCAACTCTAGTGGCACTTTTAGGTGCTAAAGCTAAGAAAATCGAAGAGATTAAGAAACTGCATCCAGACTGGAGTGAAAATACAATCATTTCAAAATTGGTGGGCTACAGCTCTTCACAGGCGCATTCGTCGGTTGAGCGTGCTGGTCTACTTGGTGGTGTTAAATTGCGTGGCGTTCCGGCAGACAAAGACAACCGGCTTCGTGGCGAGGCTTTGGAGGCGGCAATTAAGAAGGATTTGGAGGATGGACTTATACCATTCTAT GCCGTTGTCACGTTGGGCACTACAAATTCATGTGCTTTCGATTACTTGGACGAATGTGGTCCTGTTGGCAACAAGTACGGCGTTTGGATACATGTGGATGCTGCTTATGCGGGTGCCGCTTTTATTTGCCCCGAATACCGTCATCTAATGAAAGGCATCGAAACGGCAGACTCGTTTAATTTTAATCCACACAAATGGATGTTGGTGAATTTCGATTGCAGTGCTATGTGGCTCAAAGATCCCAGTTGGGTGGTGAATGCTTTCAATGTGGACCCGTTGTATTTGAAGCACGACATGCAGGGTTCAGTACCCGACTACCGACACTGGCAAATTCCATTAGGTCGTCGTTTCCGTGCTTTGAAATTGTGGTTTGTACTACGCTTGTATGGCGTGCAAAATCTACAGGCACACATACGTCGTCACTGTAGCTACGCTACACAGTTTGCTGATCTCTGCAGAGCCGATAATCGTTTTGAAATTGTTGGCGATGTAAATATGGGTTTGGTTTGTTTCCGTTTAAAGGGTGCTAATGATAAGAGTGAGAAACTATTAAAACTTATTAACGGACGCGGTAACATACATATGGTGCCAAGTAAAATAAATGATGTATACTTTTTACGTATGGCGGTTTGCTCCAGATTTACCAAGCCAGAGGACATGGAATATTCTTGGCATGAAGTTAGTGAAGCTGCTAATGACATCTGCAAggaataa
- the amd gene encoding 3,4-dihydroxyphenylacetaldehyde synthase 2 isoform X1, giving the protein MDFNEFRDFGNSAIELVIRYLRDIRKRDVLPSVEPFSIIHALPDEMPEQAENWQSVLNDVENILMPALTHWQSPHFHAFYPSGSSMGSIVGELLIAGLGVLGLNWDCSPACVELEVVVLDWLAKFLRLPLHFQHSAEGPGGGVIQSSASEAILVAVISAREQMVRRMAKHLEMSESMIRRKLIAYSSDQSNSCIEKACKLACLPIKLLTTSDDYVLCAQELEAAIKEDLSRGLIPTMCIATLGTTGTCAYDDIKALAKICQRYQIWLHVDAAYAGAALALDEYAQLHDGLLDIDSLNINLHKLLMVNYDGAVMWLKDARKLVETLQVNRIYLENNEKTNKHDLPDFRNWQISLGRRFRALKVWIAFRTVGAEGLRSNLRKHMKLSTRFEKYILADNRFELVAKCTLGIVCFRVRGENKLTTRLLQRLLDRKRIYMVQSIHGAKIFLRFVICGMDTKDRDVDFAWTEIQNELSEMRVTQETFKIPDGIAKCESAINAICLEALGKRKSLNLGDMYLCNSSEKYK; this is encoded by the exons ATGGACTTTAATGAGTTTCGTGATTTTGGTAATAGTGCAATAGAGCTGGTGATACGCTATTTACGAGATATTCGAAAACG CGATGTACTGCCATCGGTCGAGCCTTTTTCAATAATTCACGCATTACCCGATGAAATGCCAGAGCAAGCTGAAAATTGGCAGAGTGTTTTGAATgacgttgaaaatattttaatgccaGCTTTGACACATTGGCAGTCGCCACATTTTCATGCTTTCTATCCATCAGGCTCATCTATGGGATCTATTGTCGGAGAGTTACTCATAGCTGGCCTTGGCGTCCTGGGTTTAAATTGG GATTGCAGTCCAGCCTGCGTTGAACTTGAAGTGGTCGTTTTGGATTGGCTTGCCAAATTCCTTAGATTACCTCTGCATTTTCAACACTCTGCGGAAGGTCCTGGCGGTGGTGTAATTCAGAGTTCAGCAAGTGAAGCGATTTTAGTTGCTGTTATATCTGCGCGTGAGCAAATGGTGCGACGCATGGCAAAACACTTGGAAATGAGCGAAAGTATGATAAGAAGAAAATTGATTGCATATTCAAGTGACCAGAGCAATAGTTGTATAGAAAAGGCATGTAAATTAGCATGTTTACCAATCAAATTGCTCACAACTTCAGATGATTATGTATTGTGCGCACAAGAGTTAGAAGCAGCAATAAAAGAAGATTTATCCCGAGGACTAATACCCACTATGTGTATAGCTACGCTTGGTACAACTGGCACCTGCGCTTATGATGACATCAAAGCACTAGCAAAAATCTGCCAGCGTTATCAAATTTGGCTGCATGTAGATGCGGCATATGCAGGTGCTGCTTTGGCATTGGATGAATACGCACAATTGCATGACGGCTTGCTCGATATTGATTCCTTGAATATAAATCTGCACAAATTACTAATGGTCAATTACGATGGTGCTGTAATGTGGCTGAAAGATGCCAGGAAACTTGTGGAAACTCTTCAAGTGAACCGCATctatttggaaaacaatgaaaaaacgaATAAACACGACTTGCCTGACTTCCGCAATTGGCAAATATCGTTAGGCAGACGTTTTCGGGCACTTAAAGTCTGGATCGCTTTCCGTACAGTGGGTGCTGAAGGTTTACGAAGCAATCTACGCAAGCATATGAAACTATCGACGCgtttcgaaaaatatattttagctgATAATCGCTTTGAATTGGTGGCCAAATGCACACTTGGCATTGTTTGCTTCAGAGTTAGAGGTGAAAACAAATTGACAACACGATTATTGCAAAGACTATTGGACAGGAAAAGAATATATATGGTGCAATCAATACATGGCGCAAAGATCTTCCTCCGTTTTGTTATATGTGGAATGGATACTAAAGATAGAGACGTGGATTTTGCCTGGACTGAAATTCAAAATGAACTGAGTGAAATGCGCGTGACACAGGAAACATTTAAAATACCAGATGGCATTGCCAAATGCGAAAGTGCTataaatgcaatttgtttgGAAGCCTTAGGGAAACGGAAGTCTttaaatttgggtgatatgtatttatgcaattCATCTGAGAAATATAAGTAG
- the Ddc gene encoding aromatic-L-amino-acid decarboxylase isoform X1, whose protein sequence is MNNNLENLVKGISDINMDKLDPNVSIDMEAPEFKDFAKSMVDYIADYLENIRDRRVLSDVKPGYLRPLIPDAAPETPESWEDVMKDIERVIMPGVTHWHSPKFHAYFPTANSYPAIVADMLSGAIACIGFSWIASPACTELEVVMLDWLGKMIGLPKELLACSGGKGGGVIQGTASEATLVALLGAKAKKIEEIKKLHPDWSENTIISKLVGYSSSQAHSSVERAGLLGGVKLRGVPADKDNRLRGEALEAAIKKDLEDGLIPFYAVVTLGTTNSCAFDYLDECGPVGNKYGVWIHVDAAYAGAAFICPEYRHLMKGIETADSFNFNPHKWMLVNFDCSAMWLKDPSWVVNAFNVDPLYLKHDMQGSVPDYRHWQIPLGRRFRALKLWFVLRLYGVQNLQAHIRRHCSYATQFADLCRADNRFEIVGDVNMGLVCFRLKGANDKSEKLLKLINGRGNIHMVPSKINDVYFLRMAVCSRFTKPEDMEYSWHEVSEAANDICKE, encoded by the exons atgaataataatttgGAAAATTTGGTGAAGGGTATTTCTGATATAAATATGGATAAGCTTGACCCTAACGTGTCG ATCGACATGGAGGCCCCTGAGTTCAAAGATTTTGCTAAATCTATGGTTGATTATATCGCCGATTATTTGGAGAATATACGCGATAG acGAGTCCTTTCCGATGTAAAACCCGGTTATTTGCGACCACTGATTCCTGATGCTGCACCGGAGACGCCAGAAAGTTGGGAGGATGTTATGAAGGATATCGAACGTGTTATAATGCCTGGCGTCACACACTGGCATAGTCCCAAGTTCCATGCTTATTTTCCAACAGCCAACTCATATCCAGCTATTGTAGCAGATATGTTAAGTGGTGCGATTGCATGCATCGGTTTCTCTTGG atTGCTAGCCCCGCATGTACTGAGCTGGAAGTAGTCATGTTGGATTGGTTAGGCAAAATGATTGGTTTGCCCAAAGAGCTATTGGCCTGCTCGGGTGGTAAAGGCGGTGGTGTTATACAAGGAACAGCCAGCGAAGCAACTCTAGTGGCACTTTTAGGTGCTAAAGCTAAGAAAATCGAAGAGATTAAGAAACTGCATCCAGACTGGAGTGAAAATACAATCATTTCAAAATTGGTGGGCTACAGCTCTTCACAGGCGCATTCGTCGGTTGAGCGTGCTGGTCTACTTGGTGGTGTTAAATTGCGTGGCGTTCCGGCAGACAAAGACAACCGGCTTCGTGGCGAGGCTTTGGAGGCGGCAATTAAGAAGGATTTGGAGGATGGACTTATACCATTCTAT GCCGTTGTCACGTTGGGCACTACAAATTCATGTGCTTTCGATTACTTGGACGAATGTGGTCCTGTTGGCAACAAGTACGGCGTTTGGATACATGTGGATGCTGCTTATGCGGGTGCCGCTTTTATTTGCCCCGAATACCGTCATCTAATGAAAGGCATCGAAACGGCAGACTCGTTTAATTTTAATCCACACAAATGGATGTTGGTGAATTTCGATTGCAGTGCTATGTGGCTCAAAGATCCCAGTTGGGTGGTGAATGCTTTCAATGTGGACCCGTTGTATTTGAAGCACGACATGCAGGGTTCAGTACCCGACTACCGACACTGGCAAATTCCATTAGGTCGTCGTTTCCGTGCTTTGAAATTGTGGTTTGTACTACGCTTGTATGGCGTGCAAAATCTACAGGCACACATACGTCGTCACTGTAGCTACGCTACACAGTTTGCTGATCTCTGCAGAGCCGATAATCGTTTTGAAATTGTTGGCGATGTAAATATGGGTTTGGTTTGTTTCCGTTTAAAGGGTGCTAATGATAAGAGTGAGAAACTATTAAAACTTATTAACGGACGCGGTAACATACATATGGTGCCAAGTAAAATAAATGATGTATACTTTTTACGTATGGCGGTTTGCTCCAGATTTACCAAGCCAGAGGACATGGAATATTCTTGGCATGAAGTTAGTGAAGCTGCTAATGACATCTGCAAggaataa
- the amd gene encoding 3,4-dihydroxyphenylacetaldehyde synthase 2 isoform X2, with protein sequence MSFDVLPSVEPFSIIHALPDEMPEQAENWQSVLNDVENILMPALTHWQSPHFHAFYPSGSSMGSIVGELLIAGLGVLGLNWDCSPACVELEVVVLDWLAKFLRLPLHFQHSAEGPGGGVIQSSASEAILVAVISAREQMVRRMAKHLEMSESMIRRKLIAYSSDQSNSCIEKACKLACLPIKLLTTSDDYVLCAQELEAAIKEDLSRGLIPTMCIATLGTTGTCAYDDIKALAKICQRYQIWLHVDAAYAGAALALDEYAQLHDGLLDIDSLNINLHKLLMVNYDGAVMWLKDARKLVETLQVNRIYLENNEKTNKHDLPDFRNWQISLGRRFRALKVWIAFRTVGAEGLRSNLRKHMKLSTRFEKYILADNRFELVAKCTLGIVCFRVRGENKLTTRLLQRLLDRKRIYMVQSIHGAKIFLRFVICGMDTKDRDVDFAWTEIQNELSEMRVTQETFKIPDGIAKCESAINAICLEALGKRKSLNLGDMYLCNSSEKYK encoded by the exons ATGTCATT CGATGTACTGCCATCGGTCGAGCCTTTTTCAATAATTCACGCATTACCCGATGAAATGCCAGAGCAAGCTGAAAATTGGCAGAGTGTTTTGAATgacgttgaaaatattttaatgccaGCTTTGACACATTGGCAGTCGCCACATTTTCATGCTTTCTATCCATCAGGCTCATCTATGGGATCTATTGTCGGAGAGTTACTCATAGCTGGCCTTGGCGTCCTGGGTTTAAATTGG GATTGCAGTCCAGCCTGCGTTGAACTTGAAGTGGTCGTTTTGGATTGGCTTGCCAAATTCCTTAGATTACCTCTGCATTTTCAACACTCTGCGGAAGGTCCTGGCGGTGGTGTAATTCAGAGTTCAGCAAGTGAAGCGATTTTAGTTGCTGTTATATCTGCGCGTGAGCAAATGGTGCGACGCATGGCAAAACACTTGGAAATGAGCGAAAGTATGATAAGAAGAAAATTGATTGCATATTCAAGTGACCAGAGCAATAGTTGTATAGAAAAGGCATGTAAATTAGCATGTTTACCAATCAAATTGCTCACAACTTCAGATGATTATGTATTGTGCGCACAAGAGTTAGAAGCAGCAATAAAAGAAGATTTATCCCGAGGACTAATACCCACTATGTGTATAGCTACGCTTGGTACAACTGGCACCTGCGCTTATGATGACATCAAAGCACTAGCAAAAATCTGCCAGCGTTATCAAATTTGGCTGCATGTAGATGCGGCATATGCAGGTGCTGCTTTGGCATTGGATGAATACGCACAATTGCATGACGGCTTGCTCGATATTGATTCCTTGAATATAAATCTGCACAAATTACTAATGGTCAATTACGATGGTGCTGTAATGTGGCTGAAAGATGCCAGGAAACTTGTGGAAACTCTTCAAGTGAACCGCATctatttggaaaacaatgaaaaaacgaATAAACACGACTTGCCTGACTTCCGCAATTGGCAAATATCGTTAGGCAGACGTTTTCGGGCACTTAAAGTCTGGATCGCTTTCCGTACAGTGGGTGCTGAAGGTTTACGAAGCAATCTACGCAAGCATATGAAACTATCGACGCgtttcgaaaaatatattttagctgATAATCGCTTTGAATTGGTGGCCAAATGCACACTTGGCATTGTTTGCTTCAGAGTTAGAGGTGAAAACAAATTGACAACACGATTATTGCAAAGACTATTGGACAGGAAAAGAATATATATGGTGCAATCAATACATGGCGCAAAGATCTTCCTCCGTTTTGTTATATGTGGAATGGATACTAAAGATAGAGACGTGGATTTTGCCTGGACTGAAATTCAAAATGAACTGAGTGAAATGCGCGTGACACAGGAAACATTTAAAATACCAGATGGCATTGCCAAATGCGAAAGTGCTataaatgcaatttgtttgGAAGCCTTAGGGAAACGGAAGTCTttaaatttgggtgatatgtatttatgcaattCATCTGAGAAATATAAGTAG
- the LOC106616457 gene encoding protein anon-37Cs, with amino-acid sequence MRYIRCVGRKLHGTNLVNNSFKTIYPTNILNKPRNEVAVVVIGAGLAGLSAANHLIKNGFKQTIVLEATDRYGGRIISKQFGDAYCELGAKFVPINAKDDTVYNILQSMRGLPKKVIPNKDKMYVNAFGEKVDRKLPELIDRLYKRLCSHIQLDEKYRTGAMDDLNNLHTYFQAEKSRLLTSVFNGDERKTANEIFNSLIKEFGSLLGCSLEYVNIEHITKLKNGVNFANYIYIPTGLDNILSVLTKNLCNTQLRIGKPVGEINWYIPPEIGEKRVACLDGDVFRADHIICTVPLGVLKIFSENMFRPSLPSNKINSIKKLGFGSPVKIYFEYEGNIDSWLKNSLRPLWHTGAPNSDMAWTKQVVEISKLPKSNRVVEVVIGGEFYEKIEKLPDLEMLTEVTNLLRTLLKNQNIPYPSTMLRSNWSSLACYLGGRPYFSTGSTINDVLTLAEPLGPMSSLLFAGDATIVEGFGTVDGAHKSGIREAQRIIDHYNKHAAV; translated from the exons ATGAGATA CATTCGTTGTGTTGGGCGAAAATTACATGGTACAAACCTAGTTAATAACTCGTTTAAAACCATATATCCAACAAACATTTTGAATAAACCCAGGAATGAGGTAGCCGTAGTCGTTATTGGCGCAGGACTTGCTGGTCTGTCGGCTGCaaatcatttaattaaaaatggttTCAAACAAACAATAGTATTAGAGGCTACTGATCGATATGGTGGACGTATAATATCCAAGCAATTCGGTGATGCATATTGCGAGTTGGGCGCGAAATTTGTGCCCATAAATGCAAAAGATGATACGGTCTACAACATACTACAAAGTATGCGAGGACTACCGAAAAAAGTAATACCAAACAAAgacaaaatgtatgtaaatgcctTTGGAGAAAAAGTTGATCGGAAACTACCCGAGTTAATAGATAGACTCTACAAGCGGCTTTGTTCACATATACAGTTGGATGAAAAATACAGAACTGGCGCTATGGATGACTTAAATaatttacacacatattttcAAGCTGAAAAATCAAGATTATTAACATCCGTTTTCAATGGAGACGAACGAAAAACTGCAAATGAAATATTCAATTCACTGATCAAAGAGTTTGGCAGCTTGTTAGGTTGCTCGCTGGAATATGTTAATATTGAACATATAACAAAGTTGAAAAATGGTGTAAATTTTGCCAACTACATTTACATACCAACTGGCTTAGACAACATTTTAAGCGTTTTAACAAAAAATCTCTGCAATACGCAGTTGAGAATTGGCAAGCCGGTTGGTGAAATCAATTGGTATATACCGCCAGAAATTGGTGAAAAACGTGTTGCGTGCTTAGATGGTGACGTTTTTCGCGCAGATCACATAATTTGTACGGTGCCATTGGgtgtacttaaaatattttcggaaaatatgTTCAGACCGTCTTTACCaagcaacaaaataaattcCATAAAAAAACTTGGTTTTGGAAGtccagtaaaaatttattttgaatacgAAGGAAATATAGACAGCTGGCTGAAGAATAGTTTGAGGCCATTATGGCACACTGGCGCTCCTAACTCAGATATGGCATGGACGAAACAAGTAGTCGAAATATCGAAATTACCCAAAAGTAATAGAGTGGTTGAAGTAGTTATTGGCGGTgaattttacgaaaaaattgagaaattacCAGATCTGGAAATGCTAACCGAAGTAACAAATCTACTGCGTACATtgttgaaaaatcaaaatattcctTATCCTAGTACGATGTTGCGTTCTAATTGGAGTTCACTGGCATGCTATTTAGGTGGACGCCCTTACTTTTCTACGGGCAGCACAATAAATGACGTTTTAACACTTGCCGAACCGCTTGGACCCATGTCAAGTCTACTGTTTGCTGGCGATGCAACCATAGTAGAAGGATTTGGCACAGTAGATGGTGCGCACAAGAGTGGCATTAGAGAGGCGCAACGCATAATCGATCACTACAACAAACACGCGGCTGTTTAA